In Panacibacter ginsenosidivorans, the following proteins share a genomic window:
- a CDS encoding GntT/GntP/DsdX family permease yields MSFIILAIGILLLILFITWAKLNAFISFIIVCLFVGLTNGMQIGAISASIQKGMGDLLGSLVIIIGLGAMLGKLVAESGAAETIAKGLIRFSGEKNLAWALLLTSFIIGIPLFYNVGFVIILPLAISIAIKYKIPPVYLGLPALSAMSVTHGFLPPHPSPTALVQQFHADLGLTLLYGFIVAVPCIILAGPVFAKTLKKYNNRPLESFIPPPKDEASLPGMFLSIFSAFLPVILISAATITDILVKQDTFPKKIIMGLGDPVMAMLVTVLFSMYSLGLRQGRTMTQIGNSLADAVKDIAVILFIIGGAGSLKEVLLDTGISGQIATSLQSIHINPLMAAWSIAAVIRLAIGSATVAGLTTAGIVAPLIVTSGANPNLMVLATGAGSLFFSHVNDSGFWLFKEYFNLSIKQTMKTWSMMETIVSVVGIIAVLILSYFVH; encoded by the coding sequence ATGTCTTTCATCATTCTTGCCATAGGAATTCTGTTACTTATCCTGTTTATTACATGGGCTAAATTAAATGCCTTTATTTCTTTTATTATCGTGTGCCTGTTTGTCGGGCTTACCAACGGAATGCAAATTGGAGCAATATCTGCTTCCATACAAAAAGGAATGGGCGATCTTTTGGGATCATTGGTCATTATTATCGGCCTTGGCGCCATGCTGGGCAAACTCGTCGCTGAGAGCGGCGCAGCAGAAACAATCGCTAAAGGGCTTATAAGATTTTCAGGTGAAAAAAATCTTGCCTGGGCCTTACTGCTAACTTCATTTATTATAGGCATACCACTCTTTTACAATGTTGGATTTGTCATCATCTTGCCGCTTGCCATTAGCATTGCTATAAAATATAAAATACCACCTGTATACCTGGGCCTGCCCGCATTGTCTGCAATGTCTGTTACACACGGATTTTTGCCGCCTCACCCATCGCCAACTGCTTTGGTGCAGCAGTTTCACGCAGATCTTGGCCTTACTTTACTGTATGGCTTTATTGTAGCGGTGCCTTGTATAATACTTGCAGGTCCGGTCTTTGCAAAAACGCTTAAGAAATACAATAACAGGCCGCTTGAATCTTTTATTCCACCGCCGAAAGATGAAGCTTCATTACCAGGTATGTTCCTGAGTATTTTCTCTGCCTTTCTGCCTGTAATACTGATCTCGGCGGCTACTATTACCGATATTCTGGTTAAGCAAGACACATTCCCGAAAAAAATAATCATGGGGCTGGGCGACCCTGTTATGGCTATGCTTGTGACAGTTTTGTTTAGTATGTATAGTCTTGGGTTGAGACAGGGCAGAACAATGACACAGATAGGTAATTCATTGGCGGATGCCGTAAAAGACATAGCAGTAATATTATTCATTATAGGTGGAGCAGGTTCTTTAAAAGAGGTACTACTTGATACCGGTATCAGCGGGCAAATAGCAACATCCTTACAAAGCATTCATATCAATCCGCTCATGGCAGCATGGAGTATTGCCGCCGTTATACGCCTTGCTATCGGTTCTGCTACCGTTGCTGGTTTAACAACTGCAGGCATTGTTGCACCGTTAATTGTTACGTCAGGAGCAAACCCGAACTTAATGGTACTGGCAACTGGTGCAGGCAGCCTTTTTTTCTCTCACGTAAATGATTCCGGTTTTTGGTTATTTAAAGAATATTTCAATCTTTCTATCAAGCAAACAATGAAAACATGGAGCATGATGGAAACCATTGTTTCTGTTGTTGGTATTATTGCTGTTTTGATACTTAGTTATTTTGTTCACTAA
- a CDS encoding alpha/beta hydrolase — MKKRIGKWLIVILMIYVVVGVLLYLLQNKLLLHPEPLPHDQVYTFNTPFEERKVLYDSSTLFDIVRFKPVNDSIRKGAVIYFHGNMNNIAYYAHFADNFTKHGYEVWMMDYPGFGKSTGNLTEPLLYTEADEVYKMVSAAGFTKDSIIIYGKSLGTGIATELASTRNCKRLILESPYYSISNVAAHYAWMYPVDWMSTFKIPTDEYIQKVVAPITIFHGTSDETIPFSNTQKLQSFLKPGDEVITIEGGGHNDLNDFPLMKKKLDSLLQQ, encoded by the coding sequence ATGAAAAAAAGAATTGGAAAATGGCTTATTGTTATACTTATGATTTATGTGGTTGTAGGTGTGTTGTTATATCTTCTTCAAAATAAATTATTACTGCATCCCGAGCCATTGCCGCATGACCAGGTCTATACATTTAACACTCCGTTTGAAGAAAGAAAAGTATTGTATGACAGCAGCACCCTATTTGATATTGTAAGGTTTAAACCAGTGAATGATTCAATAAGAAAAGGCGCTGTTATATATTTTCATGGCAACATGAATAATATTGCCTATTATGCGCATTTTGCTGACAACTTTACCAAACACGGTTATGAAGTATGGATGATGGATTATCCAGGTTTTGGCAAATCTACCGGTAATCTTACTGAACCCTTATTATACACTGAAGCTGACGAAGTTTACAAAATGGTGAGCGCTGCGGGCTTTACAAAAGACAGCATAATTATTTATGGAAAATCTTTGGGAACAGGCATTGCAACGGAGCTGGCTTCTACAAGAAATTGCAAAAGATTAATCCTGGAATCCCCGTATTATAGTATATCAAATGTGGCTGCACATTATGCCTGGATGTATCCTGTGGATTGGATGAGTACGTTTAAAATTCCTACAGATGAATACATTCAAAAAGTGGTGGCACCAATTACCATTTTTCATGGTACATCTGATGAGACAATTCCATTTAGTAATACACAAAAACTGCAATCATTTCTTAAACCAGGCGACGAAGTAATAACTATTGAAGGTGGCGGGCATAATGATCTTAATGATTTTCCATTGATGAAAAAGAAGTTAGATAGTCTTCTTCAGCAATAA
- a CDS encoding alpha/beta hydrolase: protein MELLVLLLRINPVIIYIAGGYILLVVLLYFIQDRFIFKPEKLSKDFEYKYDVPFKELFFEVEQGVSINGLHFYCNKPHGLILYLHGNTRSIKGWAKYARDFYRYNYDVVMVDYRGFGKSTGKRSERDIKKDMQFVYDTLAVQYHEHHILVYGRSLGSGFATKLASDNKPRYLIIDSPYYSFRKVVERYLPFLPSKFVLRYHLRTDKWITRVNCHTYIIHGTKDWLIPISHSEKLQKLNPHKITLIRIHGGGHNNLPSFPEYHNFIRDILLY from the coding sequence ATGGAACTGCTTGTGTTACTACTGCGTATAAACCCGGTCATAATCTATATTGCCGGTGGTTATATTCTATTGGTAGTATTACTATACTTTATACAGGATCGTTTTATTTTTAAACCGGAAAAGCTTTCCAAAGATTTTGAATACAAATATGATGTTCCGTTTAAAGAATTGTTTTTTGAAGTAGAACAAGGTGTAAGTATTAACGGGCTTCATTTTTATTGCAATAAACCACATGGCCTTATACTTTACCTGCATGGAAATACGCGCAGCATAAAAGGCTGGGCTAAATATGCACGTGATTTTTATCGCTACAACTATGATGTGGTAATGGTTGACTATCGCGGCTTTGGCAAGAGCACCGGCAAGCGTAGTGAACGTGATATAAAAAAAGATATGCAATTTGTGTATGATACACTGGCAGTCCAGTACCACGAACATCACATACTTGTATATGGCAGAAGTTTGGGTAGTGGCTTTGCAACCAAACTTGCATCAGATAACAAACCGCGTTATCTGATCATTGATTCGCCATATTACAGTTTTAGAAAAGTAGTAGAAAGATATCTTCCTTTTTTACCAAGTAAATTTGTATTGCGTTATCATCTAAGAACAGACAAATGGATAACAAGAGTTAACTGTCATACTTATATTATTCATGGTACAAAAGATTGGCTCATACCGATCAGCCATAGTGAAAAACTGCAGAAATTAAACCCTCATAAAATAACGTTGATAAGAATACATGGAGGCGGTCATAACAATCTCCCTTCATTCCCGGAATACCATAATTTTATCCGCGATATATTATTGTACTAA
- a CDS encoding phosphoribosyltransferase family protein has translation MEQIRNFLNKEVAEQKMHRLALEIAENLSGDDAPLILIGIRNSGMVVAEKIGTFLQPYIDTPIEIISSSFDKHVPKEIVLSKEVDFTDKNVIIIDDVCNSGKTLLYACKPLLSYYPRRIQTLVLIERMHKLFPIKPDYVGLSMATTMQDHIHVKVEAGEVAGAYIE, from the coding sequence ATGGAGCAGATAAGAAATTTCCTGAATAAAGAAGTGGCCGAGCAAAAGATGCATCGTCTCGCATTAGAGATTGCAGAGAATTTAAGCGGAGATGATGCACCTCTGATACTTATTGGTATTCGTAATAGTGGCATGGTGGTAGCAGAAAAGATCGGCACATTTCTACAACCTTATATAGATACACCCATAGAAATAATTTCTTCCTCATTTGATAAACACGTACCAAAAGAAATTGTATTAAGCAAAGAAGTTGATTTTACTGATAAGAACGTTATCATTATTGATGATGTTTGCAACTCGGGTAAAACATTGCTTTATGCATGCAAACCATTGCTGAGTTATTATCCACGCCGTATTCAAACGCTTGTACTAATCGAAAGAATGCATAAACTCTTCCCTATTAAACCTGATTATGTTGGTTTATCTATGGCTACTACTATGCAGGATCATATTCATGTAAAAGTAGAAGCAGGCGAAGTTGCGGGAGCTTATATTGAGTAA
- a CDS encoding (Fe-S)-binding protein yields the protein MEIIFQIAFIAFAAVAIWLFSKKLGELKRNILLGRDETINDNTAQRWRNVLLLAFGQKKMFKNPLVAVMHFVIYAGFIIINLEVLEIILDGILGTHRLFTSVLPLGLYNFLINAFEFLAVGVFTVCVIFLIRRNILKLKRFISKDLNGWPRSDANYILITEIILMTLFLTMNACDTLLQQRGYSHYGEHITGNFSFSTFLHPFLNGMNDGTIADIERTCWWLHIIGIFAFLNYLPYSKHLHILFAFPNAYYARLQPQGKMENMPDIQKEVLYAMQPELIPADAAEHKNKFGAKDIFDLSWKNLLDAYSCTECGRCTAACPANITGKKLSPRLIMMKTRDRAEEVGRNINANKSFVDDGKSLLHNYITEEELRACTTCNACVEACPVSINPLDIILQQRRYLIMEESNAPQEWNGTFSNIENNFAPWKFSPDDRDKWVGEMQ from the coding sequence ATGGAGATCATTTTTCAAATAGCTTTTATTGCATTTGCAGCAGTTGCGATCTGGTTATTTAGTAAAAAGCTGGGAGAATTAAAACGAAATATTTTGCTTGGCCGCGATGAAACGATCAACGATAATACGGCGCAACGTTGGCGCAATGTTTTGCTGCTGGCATTCGGACAAAAGAAAATGTTTAAGAATCCATTGGTTGCTGTAATGCATTTTGTGATCTATGCCGGATTTATCATTATAAATTTAGAAGTGCTTGAAATTATACTGGATGGAATTTTAGGAACACATCGTTTATTTACAAGCGTACTTCCATTAGGGTTATACAATTTTCTTATCAATGCCTTTGAATTTCTTGCTGTGGGAGTGTTTACTGTTTGTGTGATATTTTTAATACGGAGAAATATACTAAAGCTGAAACGCTTTATCAGCAAGGATCTGAACGGATGGCCACGCAGCGATGCTAATTATATTCTTATAACAGAGATCATTTTAATGACATTATTTCTTACCATGAATGCGTGCGACACTTTATTGCAGCAGAGAGGTTATAGTCATTATGGAGAACATATCACCGGCAATTTTTCATTCTCCACTTTCCTGCATCCTTTTTTGAATGGAATGAATGATGGTACCATTGCGGATATCGAAAGAACCTGCTGGTGGTTGCACATCATCGGGATTTTTGCATTCCTGAATTATCTGCCTTATTCAAAACATTTGCATATTCTTTTTGCTTTTCCAAATGCTTACTATGCAAGGTTGCAGCCGCAGGGAAAAATGGAAAACATGCCAGACATACAAAAGGAAGTTTTGTATGCAATGCAGCCTGAATTAATTCCTGCGGATGCTGCGGAGCATAAAAATAAGTTTGGCGCTAAAGATATTTTTGATCTTAGCTGGAAGAATTTATTGGATGCATACAGTTGCACAGAATGTGGAAGATGTACTGCTGCATGCCCTGCAAATATTACCGGAAAAAAGCTCAGCCCAAGACTGATCATGATGAAAACAAGAGACCGTGCAGAAGAAGTGGGGCGAAATATAAATGCCAATAAGTCTTTTGTTGATGATGGCAAATCTTTATTGCATAATTATATCACTGAAGAAGAATTGCGGGCCTGTACTACCTGTAATGCATGTGTAGAAGCCTGCCCCGTAAGTATTAACCCGCTTGATATTATTTTACAACAGCGCCGCTATCTTATCATGGAAGAAAGTAATGCACCCCAGGAATGGAATGGTACTTTTAGTAATATTGAAAATAATTTTGCGCCCTGGAAATTCTCACCTGATGATAGGGATAAATGGGTAGGGGAGATGCAATAA
- a CDS encoding dipeptide epimerase yields MKLHYHSINLPFQYPFTISGGRTKTHQPSLLVALQLGNLIGYGEAPAITYYNITIEQMIADIEQKKTMIEKFAFTEPERYWHYLHHLLPKNPFLVCALDMAAWDLYGKMKAQPLSKLWNTEWINTPVTDYTIGIDTIENMVAKMKAKPWPVYKIKVGTENDIETITELRKHTEAVFRVDANAGWTLEEALQKILQLKQLGVELVEQPLAKDNWDGMKVLFEQSALPLFADESCVSEHDVEKCHNHFHGINIKLTKCSGITPAIRMIEKARSLNLKVMMGCMNESTVGSAAIAQFIPQLDFVDMDGPLLLAQDIATGIDYDFGKVMITDVPGLGIKMK; encoded by the coding sequence ATGAAACTGCATTATCATTCTATTAATCTTCCTTTTCAATATCCATTCACCATTTCAGGTGGCAGAACAAAAACACACCAGCCATCTTTATTAGTTGCGTTACAGTTAGGCAACCTTATTGGTTATGGTGAAGCGCCTGCCATTACTTATTATAATATTACAATAGAGCAAATGATCGCAGATATTGAACAGAAGAAAACAATGATAGAAAAGTTTGCATTTACAGAGCCGGAAAGATACTGGCATTACTTACATCATCTTTTACCCAAAAACCCATTTCTTGTTTGTGCATTAGATATGGCAGCATGGGATCTTTATGGCAAAATGAAAGCACAACCATTATCTAAATTATGGAATACTGAATGGATAAATACACCTGTTACAGATTATACCATCGGCATTGATACCATAGAAAACATGGTTGCAAAAATGAAAGCAAAACCATGGCCGGTGTATAAAATAAAAGTAGGTACTGAGAATGATATTGAAACAATTACTGAATTAAGAAAACATACAGAGGCTGTGTTTCGTGTAGATGCCAATGCAGGCTGGACTTTAGAAGAAGCATTGCAAAAAATACTACAACTAAAACAACTTGGTGTTGAGTTAGTAGAACAGCCTTTGGCAAAAGATAACTGGGATGGCATGAAAGTTTTATTTGAACAATCAGCTTTACCATTGTTTGCAGATGAAAGTTGCGTAAGCGAACATGATGTAGAAAAATGTCACAACCATTTTCATGGCATCAATATCAAACTTACCAAATGCAGTGGCATTACGCCTGCCATACGGATGATAGAAAAAGCACGCAGCCTTAATTTAAAAGTAATGATGGGCTGCATGAATGAAAGTACTGTTGGTAGTGCAGCAATAGCACAGTTTATTCCGCAACTTGATTTTGTAGATATGGACGGCCCGTTGTTGTTAGCGCAGGATATTGCAACAGGTATTGATTATGATTTTGGAAAAGTTATGATCACCGATGTACCAGGTCTTGGTATAAAAATGAAATGA
- a CDS encoding 4-alpha-glucanotransferase, producing MKSATENYNMSKAKNIEETRVQALNGTENSETTEPVSKEIKAPKKSKTIKNDEANVVGDVTTNNIQKSNLAKKKLQTLPGKKTLKKSVTVKKETEINTAVTEKNAKKEDTAKSAKEKILAKKEPAKVADKKAAAKKTVEKKAEISAAVKVTFVVRFHTKHGQSLYISGKHPVFGNDEIAAALPMQYLNEELWTATIDLDKNDLPKEGVVYNYLLKNDDGSLSYDWGSDKVLTAELFTSEDILIIDSWNFAGYYENAFYTEPFKNVLLKQNYTPVKITAPKTYTHTFKVKAPLLKKGETLCIIGNDVALGNWNEADVVLMNKKEKEDFYAAKINLSKAWFPIVYKYCVYDIGSNKIIRYEDGNNRILYDAFVKNKKTIVNDGFAVLPANTWKGAGVAIPVFSLRSKNSGGIGEFTDIKLLVDWAKSVGLKLVQILPVNDTTATHTWTDSYPYAAISAFALHPMFLNLAKAAGDIYADLLKDITEEQLRLNKLEAIDYEAVNNLKWNFIKQLYPLQKKTIFASADYKQYFELNKHWLVPYAAFCYFRDKYSSADFNTWQSHKNYNAEEAALLLEPSAKSFDEIAIHLYVQYLLHLQLKEAAQYAHDNGIIVKGDIPIGIYRYGADAWQHPELYHMDMQAGAPPDDFAVTGQNWGFPTYNWEKMKEDGFAWWKQRFEQMSYYFDAFRIDHILGFFRIWSIPTHSVEGIMGHFEPSIPVHIHEFNQKGIWFDYTRYCKPYITEQLLDNNFGDQKDHVKYTFLNYDGFGRYQVKPEFATQQKVESYFSWQQDNDHNRWLKKQLFSLLSNVILFEAEGSQGQQFHFRFGIEDTISFKELDAHLQYQLKELYIDYFFKRQDNFWMYGALQKLPALKRATNMLVCGEDLGLVPGCVPEVMRQLGLLSLEIQRMPKDPKRTFFHPADAPYLSVVTPSTHDISTIRGWWEEDRNLTQKFFNDELGQWGAAPYFCDAWVNKAIVVQHLYSPAMWSIFQLQDILGSDRKIRRPNPHDERINVPANPKHYWRYRMHLTLEDLIKANEFNTEFAANIKASGRV from the coding sequence ATGAAATCGGCAACCGAAAACTACAACATGAGTAAAGCAAAAAATATTGAGGAAACCCGGGTACAAGCTTTGAATGGTACAGAAAATAGTGAAACAACAGAACCTGTTTCAAAAGAAATTAAGGCGCCGAAAAAAAGCAAGACTATAAAAAACGATGAAGCAAATGTTGTGGGCGATGTAACAACTAACAATATTCAAAAATCTAACCTTGCAAAAAAAAAGTTACAGACTCTGCCTGGAAAAAAGACTTTAAAAAAATCTGTAACTGTAAAAAAAGAAACTGAGATAAATACAGCAGTTACTGAAAAGAACGCCAAAAAGGAAGACACAGCTAAATCTGCTAAGGAAAAAATTCTTGCGAAAAAAGAGCCAGCCAAAGTTGCGGATAAAAAAGCTGCTGCAAAAAAAACTGTTGAAAAGAAAGCAGAAATATCTGCTGCTGTAAAAGTGACTTTCGTTGTAAGGTTTCATACAAAGCATGGCCAGTCATTATACATTTCTGGCAAGCATCCGGTTTTTGGTAACGATGAAATTGCAGCTGCATTACCGATGCAATACCTTAACGAAGAACTTTGGACCGCTACAATTGACCTTGATAAAAATGATCTTCCAAAAGAAGGTGTTGTTTATAATTACCTGCTAAAAAATGATGATGGTTCCCTCAGTTATGACTGGGGTAGTGATAAAGTGTTAACAGCTGAATTATTTACGTCTGAAGACATATTAATAATAGATTCCTGGAATTTTGCCGGTTATTATGAGAACGCATTTTATACAGAGCCTTTTAAAAATGTATTACTTAAACAGAATTATACACCAGTAAAAATAACAGCCCCTAAAACATATACTCATACATTTAAAGTAAAAGCCCCTTTACTTAAAAAAGGAGAAACACTTTGTATAATAGGAAACGATGTAGCGTTGGGTAACTGGAATGAAGCAGATGTGGTATTGATGAATAAGAAGGAGAAAGAAGATTTTTACGCTGCAAAGATCAATCTTTCAAAAGCGTGGTTCCCTATTGTATATAAATATTGCGTGTATGATATTGGTTCCAATAAAATCATTCGCTACGAAGATGGCAACAACCGTATATTATACGATGCGTTTGTAAAAAATAAAAAGACAATTGTAAATGATGGCTTTGCGGTATTGCCTGCCAATACATGGAAAGGTGCCGGCGTAGCAATACCTGTCTTTAGCCTTCGTTCAAAGAACAGTGGCGGTATTGGTGAGTTTACTGACATCAAGCTACTCGTTGACTGGGCCAAATCTGTTGGATTAAAATTAGTGCAAATACTACCTGTAAACGATACGACTGCTACACATACATGGACTGATAGTTATCCTTATGCAGCTATCTCCGCATTTGCATTGCACCCTATGTTTTTAAATCTTGCAAAAGCCGCTGGTGATATATATGCAGATTTATTAAAAGATATTACAGAAGAGCAACTAAGGTTAAATAAACTGGAGGCAATTGATTATGAAGCAGTCAATAATCTGAAATGGAATTTTATAAAACAATTATATCCATTGCAGAAGAAAACAATATTCGCTTCTGCTGATTACAAACAGTATTTTGAATTAAACAAACACTGGCTTGTTCCTTATGCTGCATTTTGTTATTTCCGCGATAAGTACAGCAGTGCAGATTTCAATACATGGCAATCGCATAAAAATTATAATGCAGAAGAAGCAGCTTTATTGTTAGAACCTTCTGCAAAATCGTTTGATGAGATTGCCATCCATTTATACGTACAATACCTGCTGCACCTGCAATTAAAAGAAGCAGCCCAATATGCACATGACAATGGCATTATTGTGAAAGGAGATATTCCTATTGGTATTTATCGTTATGGTGCAGATGCCTGGCAGCATCCGGAATTATATCACATGGATATGCAGGCTGGTGCACCGCCTGATGATTTTGCAGTAACCGGCCAAAACTGGGGCTTCCCTACCTACAACTGGGAGAAGATGAAAGAAGATGGCTTTGCGTGGTGGAAACAACGCTTTGAACAAATGAGTTATTACTTCGACGCATTTCGTATAGATCATATACTTGGTTTCTTCCGCATCTGGAGTATTCCTACTCATTCTGTAGAAGGCATCATGGGTCATTTTGAACCTTCCATTCCCGTTCACATTCATGAGTTCAATCAAAAGGGAATATGGTTTGATTATACCCGTTATTGCAAACCATATATAACCGAACAATTATTGGATAATAATTTCGGCGATCAGAAAGATCATGTAAAATATACCTTCCTCAATTATGATGGCTTTGGCAGATACCAGGTAAAGCCTGAATTTGCCACACAGCAAAAAGTAGAAAGTTATTTTAGCTGGCAGCAGGATAATGACCATAACCGCTGGCTAAAAAAACAACTATTCAGTTTGCTTTCCAATGTTATTTTATTTGAAGCTGAAGGATCACAGGGACAGCAGTTTCACTTCCGCTTTGGCATAGAAGACACCATCTCTTTCAAAGAGCTTGATGCCCATCTTCAATATCAGCTGAAAGAATTATATATAGATTATTTCTTTAAACGCCAGGATAATTTTTGGATGTATGGCGCTTTACAAAAACTGCCTGCTCTAAAGCGAGCTACCAATATGCTTGTGTGCGGAGAAGATCTTGGCCTGGTGCCGGGTTGCGTACCCGAAGTAATGCGCCAGTTAGGTTTGCTTAGTCTCGAAATTCAACGCATGCCCAAAGATCCTAAACGCACATTCTTCCATCCTGCAGATGCTCCTTATTTGAGTGTGGTTACACCTTCCACACATGACATTAGTACTATTCGCGGCTGGTGGGAAGAAGACCGCAATCTTACACAAAAATTTTTCAATGATGAACTTGGCCAATGGGGCGCTGCACCTTATTTCTGTGATGCATGGGTAAACAAAGCCATCGTTGTGCAACATCTTTATTCACCTGCCATGTGGAGTATCTTCCAGTTGCAGGATATTCTCGGCAGCGATAGAAAAATCCGTCGTCCTAATCCCCACGATGAGCGCATAAATGTACCCGCTAATCCAAAGCATTACTGGCGTTACAGAATGCACCTTACATTGGAAGATCTTATAAAAGCAAATGAATTCAATACAGAATTTGCAGCCAATATAAAAGCCAGCGGCAGAGTATAA